The following are encoded in a window of Paenibacillaceae bacterium GAS479 genomic DNA:
- a CDS encoding phosphate starvation-inducible protein PhoH, with amino-acid sequence MPTETRTVKIALDNAAEGLALFGPRDHYLRLIEEQTESTVRSREAEIVITGPEQEVESLEQLYTVLLQLVRGGYSPSERDMQYALELSRTLEADQLLDLFKMELTSTFRGKPIRVKTIGQRHYVKTAKAKDIVFGIGPAGTGKTYLAVVMAVAALKEGAVKKILLTRPAVEAGENLGFLPGDLQEKVDPYLRPLYDALHDILGPEATAKAFERGIIEIAPLAYMRGRTLDDSYIILDEAQNTTPEQMKMFLTRLGFGSKMIITGDVTQIDLPRGKKSGLMEAQRILANIPEIGFILFTESDVVRHSLVQKIVLAYNEDAENQA; translated from the coding sequence TTGCCGACTGAGACGAGAACCGTAAAAATTGCACTGGACAACGCTGCGGAAGGGCTGGCGCTTTTTGGCCCTCGCGACCATTATTTGAGGCTGATCGAGGAACAGACGGAATCAACGGTCCGTTCCCGCGAGGCGGAGATCGTCATTACTGGACCGGAACAAGAAGTTGAATCGTTGGAGCAACTGTATACAGTTCTGTTGCAGCTTGTGCGCGGCGGCTATTCACCGTCAGAGCGGGACATGCAGTACGCGCTGGAGCTTTCTCGTACATTGGAAGCCGATCAGTTGCTGGATTTGTTCAAAATGGAGCTGACGTCGACCTTCCGCGGCAAGCCGATTCGGGTGAAAACGATCGGCCAGCGCCATTACGTCAAGACAGCCAAGGCTAAGGATATCGTGTTTGGTATCGGACCGGCCGGTACCGGCAAGACCTATTTAGCGGTCGTGATGGCTGTCGCCGCGCTGAAAGAAGGAGCGGTTAAGAAGATCCTGCTGACACGTCCAGCCGTTGAGGCTGGTGAGAACCTGGGCTTTTTGCCTGGCGACCTGCAGGAGAAGGTTGATCCGTACTTGCGTCCGCTGTACGACGCTCTCCATGATATACTGGGGCCGGAAGCAACTGCAAAAGCATTTGAACGGGGAATTATCGAGATTGCACCGCTGGCCTATATGAGAGGGCGCACACTGGACGATTCCTATATTATTCTCGACGAAGCCCAGAACACGACGCCGGAGCAGATGAAGATGTTCCTCACCCGTCTTGGCTTCGGTTCTAAGATGATTATTACCGGCGATGTCACGCAGATTGACCTGCCAAGGGGCAAGAAATCCGGCCTCATGGAAGCGCAGCGCATTCTGGCGAACATTCCCGAAATAGGATTCATACTGTTCACGGAATCGGATGTTGTACGTCACTCGCTGGTTCAGAAGATAGTTCTCGCTTATAATGAGGATGCCGAAAACCAAGCATAG